A stretch of DNA from Dokdonia sp. PRO95:
AGAAAAAACACCTAGGGTTCAATACTACACCATGGGAAGCAATAAGTGGCAAGCTGCCGAAACCTGGCCTCCTAAAAAAGCAAAACCTACCACCTATTATTTAAATAGTAATGGAAATGCTAATAGCCGTTTTGGAAACGGAAAGTTATCCACCAGCAAAGCTACTGCAGATAATGCAGACGGGTTTACATATGATCCAATGCAACCGGTTCCTTCTTATGGTGGTAATGTATGTTGTACAGGTAACGCAGTTCAAGGTGGCGCTTTTGATCAACAACAAATGGAAACTAGAAACGATATCTTAGTGTATACCACAGATCCGCTAGAAGAAGGCGTAGAAGTATCTGGTTTTATAAATAGCACCTTATACGTATCATCTGATGCAAAAGACACCGACTTTACTATCAAGCTGATTGATGTGTACCCTGACGGTACAGCTTACAATCTGGATGAAACGATACAGCGTGCAAGATACCGAGAAGGATATGACAAAGAGGTATTTATGAAAAAGGGCGAGGTGTACAAAATAGACCTCACACCAATGTCTACTAGTAACTATTTCAAAAAGGGACATCGTATTCGTGTAGAAATCTCAAGCAGTAACTTCCCACGTTTTGCTCGCAATCTAAATACAGGAGGAAATAATTATGATGAAAAAGAAGGTATTGTAGCGCATAATAAGATCCATCACTCTGCGGTACACGCATCATCTATCGAACTGCCGATAATCAAAAATTAGATAACAATCATCACTATAGGTTTTCAATGTATCATAGCTTGGCTATTTGCAAGCTGTGCCATTTCATTGTTAAACCTTCATTAAAAAATAATAATTCACAGTGCGAGTCTTTGCTATTGCAAGCGACTCGCATACTTTTGTAAAATCGTTTTATCTGCTCATACTTTACGTGAATTTTTAAGTAAATTAATGGTTTACATTACTTGTAATTAGCCACATTTACACTAATTGAAATAAGTACTATTTGAGAGTATTTACTGTTAGGAATAGCTGATAAAAGCGTCTAAAATTATCCTTTAAAAAATTAATATTCAAGGTGTCTTTATGTGATGAAGACACACTTTTAAAACTTATAAATGTTACACTACATCAAAGAAGTACTCGATAATATGCCCAACGACTGGATAGGCCTCACCACCCATCGATTGGATATTTATAATGAACAGCTTGCAAAATCTGAGTTTTTAGATGAATTTGAAGCTTTATACAATGAGAAAAATGCAACTACTGCTGCTCTAGCAAATCTTCCTACTGCTTATGATTACATAAGGTTAGGCCACCCACTTTCTAGTATTCTAGAATGGAGCGTTGCGAGATTACTAGACCTTGAAGCAGATAGTGTTATTAGCTTTGATTCTATAACCGTTCCAGTACTTGCCGTGCTGAGAAAGAATTTATTAGACGGTAAAAAGACACAAATCAACTATACGGGAAAGCTTCCTTCGATTTTTGATGCAGAAGCCTTGAGAAAAGTTTACGGATACCACTTTGAACTTAATCAAGTGGACGGCCCAGAAGATATTTCGGCTTTTGACGGGAGTACTGTTTATCTCTCGCAAGAGGACCAAATAAAGGCAGAACCTATAGCAAACAGCGTTGATTTTCACGTAAGTGTATATGAAAATATAGGTAGTCTACTCGTTATTAATGGTGAGAAGAACGTACACTATGTTTCAGATATCCAACATGTGCGCAGAAGGGAGACTATCGCCATGACACCTTCAAATTCTTTAGTAGCATTAAAATCCTTGGTAAACAATGCTTCTATAGATTACACAGCTGGTGATGTGGCAAAAGACAAAGCGCGTGTACATGAACTCATTAAAGAAGTAAATGGAACCGATACAGAGCCTCTAGTGGCTTCTAGCGGACTTTCTATACAATATGCTATCATGATGGGATTAGTAGACGATGCTATCAATAAACACCCTGGAAAGGCGATTAAATTTATTGTCCCTCCTAACTGTTATGGAGGTACAAATGATCAGGCTAGACGTGTTGCTGCTTGCCTTGATAATGTAGAAGTAGTAGATCTACCGGTAGATGGTGATAATGATATGGTGCAAAGCGTAGATACTGTGCTTACCAAAATAGCTGCAGAGGACGCAGTACCCTATATTATTGCAGAAATACCGACGAACCCAAGAGTAGAAGTTCCAGATCTCTTACAACTAAAAGAGGCGCTTAGTAAAAAACGCACTACCCCTACTGGAGCAACGGCAATAGACCCTGTTTTTATTCTTGACCAAACGTTTTGCCCTAATGTTCATTTCTTAGGAGAAGATAAGATACTATCTACCGTGCGCACTATTTCCTATGCCAGCGGATCAAAATTTCCAAGTGGTGGTAAATGTACTGCAGGCTATTGCGTGGTAAACAATAAAGCAGAAGACCTCATTAAGAGCATCTCTTTTCACCTTGAGCTTTGTGATAACGAGGCGACAGATTTACAATATGAGATTCTAGCCGCACAATTACCTTCTATGAACGAGCGCATAGCCGCAGCTTATGTAAATACGCGTGAGTTTGTGACCTTTATAGAAAAAGAACTTCCTGATGCAAAAATTAATTTTGTATCAGAAGAGCTAGCAGCACAAGGATTTACTCCTTCTGTATTTTCTCTGGACTTACCAACTAAAGGAACCAATGATATAGAAAGAGAGCAATATAAAAGAGCTCTTAATCTTAAACTCATTAACTTAATGATTACAGAGATTCCTAATGAAAGTAAGTTTTGTGTAAGCTACGGCCAGCTCAAAGGCTGTTACTGGACAATTCCAGCGACATCCACACAAGGAACTACAAAGGAAGGTGATAAAGATTACATCGTGAGAGCTTCTCTCTCGCCAGATTTAGATCTCGATCTACATAAAAAGGTATTTTTAGATTTTGTAAAATCTATATAACATAAAAAGGGAGATGCTAAGCATCTCCCTTTTATATTTGTGGTGGTATAAAATAATTACGCTTTCGCGAAAACGTTATTTACATTACAATCCTTTAATAACTGCAAGCGCTTTAGGTATATGCTTTGCAGCCATCATACTGTTGAAACGCATCTTTATAATTCCGCTTGCGTCTATTACGAAAGTTTCTCTACCAGGCAACAGTCCTAATAGTTCATTCTTAACACCATATTTTTTACGCACCTTATTACTGGCGTCTGAAAGCGTGTCAAATGGCAAATTATGTTTTGCTCTAAAGCGTTTATGGCTCTCTACACTATCTGCACTTATACCGAATACTTTTGCTCCTGCATCTGTAAAATCTTGGTATTGATCTCTAAAGCTACAAGCCTGAGCAGTACATCCAGGTGTAAAATTTTTAGGGTAGAAATAAATGACCATAGGTACCTTCCCTATCAATTCGTCTACTACAACTGCCTCGTTATCTTGATTTTTTAGTGTAAAACCAGGTGCTCTATCTCCTAATTTTAATGCCATACTTATTCGCCTTTATAAGTTACAAAGTTACGCGGTGTCTCATATAATGTGACTTCTAAATCAAAATTATCTTCTAGAACAGCTTTTATACGATTATGAATAACAACAGCTATATTTTCTGCAGTAGGATTGAGCTTTTTAAATTCTGGAACTTCGAGATTGAGATTTTTGTGATCTAAGTAATCCTCTACCTCTGCTTTAATAATATCTTTTAGAATTTTTAAGTCAATGAGAAATCCCGTTTCAGTGTCTATTTCTCCACTTACACTAACGGTGAGATCATAATTATGACCGTGGAAATTGGGATTACTACATTTCCCAAATATTTGCATATTTTTTGCGTCGTCCCAGTCTTCTCTATATAATCTATGAGCAGCATTAAAATGCGCCTTTCTATGTGCTGTTATTCTCATCTCTTAATGTGGGTATAGAATTTATCAAATATGATTTTAAACCACTCCGTATATAGTTCTGGATGATTTGCGATATCAGTTTTCACATCTTCTAGATCCATCCATTTCCAAGCCGCTACTTCATCTTCATTGATGACTGGCGATTGCTCAGAGTGACCTATAAGAATATGATCTAGTTCATGCTCTGTAAGGCCATTGTCAAATGGAGCTTTGTAAATAAAAGAGATGGTCTCTTCTAATGGGACCGAAAATCCCATTTCCTCTTGTAAACGTCGCATACCAGCATCCACATTGCTTTCACCTTCACGTTGATGACTACAACAGGTATTTGTCCAAAGACCAGGGCTGTGGTATTTATGTAATGCTCGTTGTTGTAACATAAGTTCGTTCTTATTGTTAAAAACAAACACTGAAAAAGCTCTATGTAATACAGCCTTTTCATGAGCTTCCATTTTGGGCATAAGCCCTATTTGATTGTCATTTTCATCCACAAGGATGACTAATTCTTCTTTCATAAGCATTGTAAAAATACAAATAACTCATAAAAAAAGCGCCTCAATTGAGGCGCTCTTATTATTAATATATGAGATTCTAGTACTAATTGCTTACTACTATAAATTCACTACGTCTATTTAATTGATGTTGCTCTTTGCTACAACGTACACCATTACCACAGTCGTTAACAAGTTGTGTCTCTCCATAACCTTTTCCAGTTAATCTAGAGGCACTTATTCCCTTTGAAATAAGCCAATCTCTAGTTGAAATATTTCTATTTTGTGATAGGTTGAGGTTATATGCATCTCTACCTCTACTATCTGTATGAGATCTTACGTCTATACGTACAGAAGGATATGTTTCCATGTAAACTAACACCTTTGCAAGTTCAACCTCTGCGTCAGGACGTATGTCGTACTTATCAAAGTTAAAGTAGATAGGATTAAGGTCTAATATTTTTGCAATGTCATCACCTGGAACTACAGGCTTTAATGTTTTCTCTAGTTGTAATATCTCTTCTAATTCAGATGAAACATTAGGCGTTGTAACCATTTTTTCAGAAGTATTGTATCCTTCCTTCTCTGCGCGAATAAGGAAAATTTTATCACAATCAGGAATAAAAGCAAAAGCTGCCGATGCTCCAGTCACTACAGATTTAAAAAGATTATTATTTGTATCATATAAACTTACTGTGGCACCTTCAAGATATGCTCCTGTATTTTTATCAGTTACAACACCAGATAACAAAATATCACAAGGAATAGAAGGTTTGTTTATTTGCTTAAGCATATAAATATCATCATCAATACCTCTATTACCACGGTTAGATGACAGGAAACCTACATTTGCTTCATTATTAATTACAAATGCAAAGTCATCTTTTGAAGTATTTGCTGGCTCTCCTAAGTTCAAGATTTCTGCAGTTTCACCGTTTTTTCCTAAAGCAGTAACAAACAGATCTAAACCTCCTAAACCTGGATGACCATCTGAGGCAAAGTAAATATCATTTTCTGAGCTAATGAATGGAAATGATTCTCTACCTTCAGTGTTGATGTCACTTCCTAAGTTCACAGGAGTTCCATAAGTATCATCTTCATTGATTGA
This window harbors:
- a CDS encoding 6-carboxytetrahydropterin synthase, with translation MRITAHRKAHFNAAHRLYREDWDDAKNMQIFGKCSNPNFHGHNYDLTVSVSGEIDTETGFLIDLKILKDIIKAEVEDYLDHKNLNLEVPEFKKLNPTAENIAVVIHNRIKAVLEDNFDLEVTLYETPRNFVTYKGE
- a CDS encoding OmpA family protein, translated to MKYITIALLLLTTIVGNAQEGKIERGTKNFNQYDFVDAQKIYQKVADKGYESADLFKRLGDSYYLNARYDKAAVYFGKLIKEFPEVAEAEAYFRYALSLRATKDYALSDRMMSRFFDIKEDDKRAVLFKETPDYLREIDYQKGSYDVAITTINSGYSDFGPMLYKDKLIFASNRDTGSFTKRIHKWNGQPFLNLYQVSLNKVDQDAGNRYVEKFSAYLNTQYHESTPVFTEDGKTVYFTRNNYNNGKYREDNDGTNKLKLYKASLVKGKWTDSQELPFNSDEYTVAHPALSVDGKRLYFSSDMPGSFGLSDLWYVSINEDDTYGTPVNLGSDINTEGRESFPFISSENDIYFASDGHPGLGGLDLFVTALGKNGETAEILNLGEPANTSKDDFAFVINNEANVGFLSSNRGNRGIDDDIYMLKQINKPSIPCDILLSGVVTDKNTGAYLEGATVSLYDTNNNLFKSVVTGASAAFAFIPDCDKIFLIRAEKEGYNTSEKMVTTPNVSSELEEILQLEKTLKPVVPGDDIAKILDLNPIYFNFDKYDIRPDAEVELAKVLVYMETYPSVRIDVRSHTDSRGRDAYNLNLSQNRNISTRDWLISKGISASRLTGKGYGETQLVNDCGNGVRCSKEQHQLNRRSEFIVVSN
- a CDS encoding peroxiredoxin, whose translation is MALKLGDRAPGFTLKNQDNEAVVVDELIGKVPMVIYFYPKNFTPGCTAQACSFRDQYQDFTDAGAKVFGISADSVESHKRFRAKHNLPFDTLSDASNKVRKKYGVKNELLGLLPGRETFVIDASGIIKMRFNSMMAAKHIPKALAVIKGL
- a CDS encoding PLP-dependent transferase translates to MLHYIKEVLDNMPNDWIGLTTHRLDIYNEQLAKSEFLDEFEALYNEKNATTAALANLPTAYDYIRLGHPLSSILEWSVARLLDLEADSVISFDSITVPVLAVLRKNLLDGKKTQINYTGKLPSIFDAEALRKVYGYHFELNQVDGPEDISAFDGSTVYLSQEDQIKAEPIANSVDFHVSVYENIGSLLVINGEKNVHYVSDIQHVRRRETIAMTPSNSLVALKSLVNNASIDYTAGDVAKDKARVHELIKEVNGTDTEPLVASSGLSIQYAIMMGLVDDAINKHPGKAIKFIVPPNCYGGTNDQARRVAACLDNVEVVDLPVDGDNDMVQSVDTVLTKIAAEDAVPYIIAEIPTNPRVEVPDLLQLKEALSKKRTTPTGATAIDPVFILDQTFCPNVHFLGEDKILSTVRTISYASGSKFPSGGKCTAGYCVVNNKAEDLIKSISFHLELCDNEATDLQYEILAAQLPSMNERIAAAYVNTREFVTFIEKELPDAKINFVSEELAAQGFTPSVFSLDLPTKGTNDIEREQYKRALNLKLINLMITEIPNESKFCVSYGQLKGCYWTIPATSTQGTTKEGDKDYIVRASLSPDLDLDLHKKVFLDFVKSI
- the idi gene encoding isopentenyl-diphosphate Delta-isomerase: MKEELVILVDENDNQIGLMPKMEAHEKAVLHRAFSVFVFNNKNELMLQQRALHKYHSPGLWTNTCCSHQREGESNVDAGMRRLQEEMGFSVPLEETISFIYKAPFDNGLTEHELDHILIGHSEQSPVINEDEVAAWKWMDLEDVKTDIANHPELYTEWFKIIFDKFYTHIKR